GTTGCCATCCGCGATTCGATGACCGGGCCGACGAGCGCTCCCACCGCCACCGTGAACGCGCCGGTCCCGAACAGGATGATGGAGAGGGCGAACCACCGCGCCCGCGCCGTTGTCGGCGTGAAGTCGCCGTAGCCGACAGTGGCGATGGTGACGATGACGAAGTACACCGCGTCGCTCCAGGTCAACGGGTCGCCCGTGAACTCGTTTCGCAGGGCATAGGCCCCGACGGTCCCGTAGAGGCCGACCCCGCCGATGGCCGACAGCGAGGCGATTTGGAGCGGCGAGAGGTCCACCGACTGGTCGAAGCGGCCCCGGTTTCGCACCAACAGGGGGTACGTGACCAAAATGGCCAGCAACAGCGGCACGTCCGTCGTCTGGAGCGTCGTCAGCGGTAACACCGCGAGTGCAGGCAACAGCGCAAGCGCGGCCCGGAACGCGATTTCCTTGCGCCGCTGAAGGCCGACGGTCACGATACCCAGCACGAACGCGAACAGGACGCCGCCGAACTGGACGGCCACGGGAGGCAAGGACAGGAACGCCGCCAGCGGGCCGTCCATCGTCGGCGTCGACTGACTCAAGTTCGAGAGGCCGGTCAGGAACGAGAGGATGGTGACCGCACCGACGAGGAGCACCGTCGACTTGCCCCCGGTGAACGCGCTCCACTCGACGAACGGAACCCGGTCCGCCGGATAGAAGACCTCCTCCAGGGCCGGTTCCGTCGCCTCGTCGGGTGCGTCAACCACTACCACAGAATTGGCCGAGCGGATATAAAAAAGCTCGCGGCCGGTAGTGTCGTGACACTCAAGGCGAGAACCGGCGTAGACCCGGTCATGCCTGGGCTTCGAGTGACTACGAACGAGACGCAGGTTACGCCGAATCGCCATCAAGTGCGAGCGGAGGAGCCATGGTAAATACGACCACTATTCTGTTCGGACTGGGGACGATGGTCGCGTGGGGATTCTGGATTATCTTCGGCGACGTGGCCTCGAACACCATGGACCCGGAGACGGCGGCGTTCATCTCCTACGCCACCGCCGCCGTCGCCACGGGCCTCGTCGTCGTCGTCTCTGACGCTTCGCTTGCAGTCACGAACCGAGGCCTCGTGTTCGCCGGAGTCGCCGGCATCGCGGCCGCTCTCGGCGTCATCTCGACGTTCATCGGCGTTTCTGTCGGCTCTACGACCGTCGTCTCGACCATCGGCGGGATGTACTTCGTGACGGCGGCCCTCATCAGCATCGTCGCCTTCGACGAACCGCTATCGATGACGAAGGTGGCCGGCATCGGACTGGCGATAGCCGCAATCGTCGTCCTCAATCAGTAAGAACCCGTTCCATGACCTGTCGGGATGGTTATCAGATGTGGGGCGTCTCACTTGCCAACTGGGATTTATGTCGGGACCCGTCGAACGCCCGGACGTGAAGCGCACCATCAGCACCGACGACGCACCAGCGGCCGTGGGAGCGTACAGTCAGGCGACGACGAACGGGAGCATCCTCATCACGGCGGGACAGTTGCCCCTGACCGCCGACGGCGAACTACTCGACGACGAGTCCGTCGCCGAACAGACGCGCCAGTGCATGCGCAACGTCGAGGCCATCCTCGAATCCGAAGGCCAATCGCTCGACGATGTGCTGAAGACGACGGTGTTCCTCGACGACATCGACGACTTCGACGCGTTCAACGAGGCGTACAGCGAGTTCTTCGACGAGGCCCCACCGGCCCGTAGCGCCGTCGGTGCCGGTGCCGTCCCGAAGGGCGCCGCCGTCGAGATAGAGGCTATCGCCACCGTCGAGTAACACCGGAGCGGGCGTCTACGGTCGCTACCGGTCGAACGCCACAAAAAACAGCGATTTCGGTTCGCCTCAGAACAGGCCGGTGATGTCGCCGTCTTCGTCGATGTCCATGTCGGCGGCCGCCGGGCGGGCCGGCAGGCCGGGCATGGTCAGGGCGTCAGCCGTGAGCGCGACGATGAACCCGGCACCGGCCGACGGATAGACTTCGCTTATCTCCAGTTCCCAACCCTCGGGTGCCCCCTTCTTGCTCGCGTCGTCGCTGAAGGAGTGGAAGGTCTTGGACATACACACCGGGAAGTCGCCGAACCCGAGATTCTCCATGCGCTCGATATCGTCGAGCGCACCGCCGGTGAACTTCACGCCGTCGGCCCCGTAAATCTCGGTCGCGATGGTCTGTATCTTCTCCTTGATAGGGGCCTCGTCGTCGTAGAGGTGACGGAACTCGTCCTCGTCGCTCTCTGCGACGGCGTCGATGACGTGTTCGCCGAGGTCCTCGCCACCCTCGCTGCCCTTCTCGAACACTTCGGACTCGGCGACTCGCACGCCGAGGTCCTCGCGGCAGTGGTCCAGCACCGCCTGCACTTCTGCTTCGGTGTCGTCGGGGAAGCGGTTGAGCGCGACGACGACCGGGACGCCGAACTTCTGGAGGTTCCGGACGTGTTTATCGAGGTTCGCGAAGCCAGCCTCGACGGCGTCGACACCCGACTCGTCTATCTCGTCGAAGTCGACCGGCCACTGGTCGAGGCCGTGGTACTGCAAAGCCCGCACCGACGACACCAGCACGACGGCGTTGGGTGTCATGTCGCCGAGGCGGCAGACGATGTTCATGAACTTCTCGGCCCCGAGGTCCGACCCGAAGCCAGCCTCCGTGACGAGGTAGTCGCCCATGCCGAAGGCCGCCTTGTCAGCGATGAGGGAGTTGGTCCCGTGTGCGATGTTCGCGAACGGACCGCCGTGGACGAACGCTGGCGTCCCCTCGATAGTCTGGACGATGTTGGGCTTCAGGGCGTCGCGAAGGAGCATCGTCGCCGGACCGGTCGCCTCGATATCGTCGACGGTAATCGGCTCTCCATCGGTGTCGTAGGCGACGATGATTCGCGCGACGCGCTCCT
This window of the Haloarcula marina genome carries:
- a CDS encoding NAD-binding protein, which gives rise to MVDAPDEATEPALEEVFYPADRVPFVEWSAFTGGKSTVLLVGAVTILSFLTGLSNLSQSTPTMDGPLAAFLSLPPVAVQFGGVLFAFVLGIVTVGLQRRKEIAFRAALALLPALAVLPLTTLQTTDVPLLLAILVTYPLLVRNRGRFDQSVDLSPLQIASLSAIGGVGLYGTVGAYALRNEFTGDPLTWSDAVYFVIVTIATVGYGDFTPTTARARWFALSIILFGTGAFTVAVGALVGPVIESRMATAFGIMTASELTLLEDHVVVLGYGDVTDSLLEELGDETDLIVVTDDAEAASALDDAGVNVLTGDPTDESVLVDARVGTARGVVVGSDDDARDVLAILAAKSVDPDVRVVAAATEAKHVDKFRSVGADEVINPRSIGGTLLGRSVLEGTPPDTTLADLDRETDGDE
- a CDS encoding EamA family transporter, producing MVNTTTILFGLGTMVAWGFWIIFGDVASNTMDPETAAFISYATAAVATGLVVVVSDASLAVTNRGLVFAGVAGIAAALGVISTFIGVSVGSTTVVSTIGGMYFVTAALISIVAFDEPLSMTKVAGIGLAIAAIVVLNQ
- a CDS encoding Rid family detoxifying hydrolase yields the protein MKRTISTDDAPAAVGAYSQATTNGSILITAGQLPLTADGELLDDESVAEQTRQCMRNVEAILESEGQSLDDVLKTTVFLDDIDDFDAFNEAYSEFFDEAPPARSAVGAGAVPKGAAVEIEAIATVE
- a CDS encoding formate--tetrahydrofolate ligase, which translates into the protein MSSPDESQEPIPTDYDIAQSTDMEPIWELVEPWGLGLDDLQYHGEYTAKVKHHAIDRLREQAEDKENNLVLVTGMTPTPKGEGKTVTTVGLGQTLNHLGEDAMIAIREPSLGPVFGVKGGAAGGGRSQVLPMEDINLHFTGDMHALTSAHNLIAAMLDARLSQGNDLDININDVEWKRSLDMNDRALRQTVVGLGGESGGTPREDGFKLTAASELMAVLCLAEDLGDLKERVARIIVAYDTDGEPITVDDIEATGPATMLLRDALKPNIVQTIEGTPAFVHGGPFANIAHGTNSLIADKAAFGMGDYLVTEAGFGSDLGAEKFMNIVCRLGDMTPNAVVLVSSVRALQYHGLDQWPVDFDEIDESGVDAVEAGFANLDKHVRNLQKFGVPVVVALNRFPDDTEAEVQAVLDHCREDLGVRVAESEVFEKGSEGGEDLGEHVIDAVAESDEDEFRHLYDDEAPIKEKIQTIATEIYGADGVKFTGGALDDIERMENLGFGDFPVCMSKTFHSFSDDASKKGAPEGWELEISEVYPSAGAGFIVALTADALTMPGLPARPAAADMDIDEDGDITGLF